A genomic segment from Glycine soja cultivar W05 chromosome 18, ASM419377v2, whole genome shotgun sequence encodes:
- the LOC114396588 gene encoding probable leucine-rich repeat receptor-like protein kinase At1g35710 has product MQLFVFNFYGTTFLVIYGMVIIMGIVLELGATPAPAPAPAPLLPPSEANAILNSGWWNLSQLDSHNICSWYGIDCNVAGSITGIRCPLGTPGIRLATLNLSVFKNLEWLEVSGCGLQGTIPPDIGNLPKLTHLRLSYNSLHGEIPPSLANLTQLERLILSNNKFQGSIPRELLFLRNLTWLDLSYNSLDGKIPPALANLTQLKILHLSNNKFQGPIPGELFLKNLICLDLSYNSLNGEIPPPLTNLSQLESLILSNNNIQGSIQNLVFSKSLTWLDLSANKISGTLPVPQTNFPSLKLLNISHNLLFGSLKPLSVGNQLAPLTTIYLRNNSISGKIPLELGYFLNTLDLSYNNLTGTVPLSMENVYDLNLSFNNLNGPIPYGLSESRLIGNKGVCSDDLYHIDEYQFKRCSVKDNKVRLKQLVIVLPILIFLIMAFLLLVRLRHIRIATKNKHAKTIAATKNGDLFCIWNYDGSIAYDDIITATQDFDMRYCIGTGAYGSVYRAQLPSSKIVAVKKLHGFEAEVPAFDESFKNEVKVLTEIKHRHVVKLHGFCLHRRTMFLIYEYMERGSLFSVLFDDVEAMELDWKKRVNIVKGTAHALSYLHHDFTPPIVHRDISASNVLLNSDWEPSISDFGTARFLSFDSSHPTIVAGTIGYIAPELAYSMVVSERCDVYSFGVVALETLVGSHPKEILSSLQSASTENGITLCEILDQRLPQPTMSVLMEIVRVAIVAFACLNANPCSRPTMKSVSQCFLTQLTPLNIPLREISLQQLMSQELRHYLNL; this is encoded by the exons atgcagctttttgttttcaatttttatggaaCCACCTTTCTTGTTATTTACGGTATGGTTATTATTATGGGGATTGTATTGGAGTTAGGAGCCACCCCTGCTCCTGCTCCTGCACCTGCACCATTGCTGCCTCCATCGGAAGCAAATGCTATACTCAACAGTGGATGGTGGAATCTATCACAGTTAGATTCACACAATATCTGTTCATGGTATGGTATAGATTGCAACGTCGCTGGAAGTATAACTGGCATCAGATGTCCATTGGGTACACCGGGGATTCGATTAGCAACACTAAACCTCTCTGTTTTCAAGAATTTAGAATGGCTTGAGGTCTCAGGCTGTGGACTACAAGGGACTATACCACCTGATATTGGTAATCTCCCTAAACTCACTCATCTCCGTTTGTCCTATAATTCTCTTCATGGTGAAATACCTCCTTCATTGGCAAATCTTACCCAATTAGAGAGACTAATCCTTTCTAACAACAAATTTCAAGGCTCCATTCCTCGTGAGTTGTTATTTCTAAGAAATCTAACTTGGTTAGATTTGTCCTATAATTCACTTGATGGTAAGATACCTCCTGCATTGGCAAATCTTACCCAATTAAAGATTCTTCACCTTTCTAACAACAAATTTCAAGGCCCCATTCCTGGTGAGTTGTTTctaaaaaatcttatttgttTAGATTTGTCCTATAATTCACTTAATGGTGAGATACCTCCTCCACTGACAAATCTTTCCCAATTAGAGAGCCTAATCCTTTCTAATAACAACATTCAAGGCTCCATTCAGAATTTGGTTTTCTCTAAAAGTCTTACTTGGTTAGATCTATCAGCCAACAAAATCAGTGGGACCTTGCCCGTGCCACAGACAAATTTCCCAAGTTTAAAATTACTTAACATTTCCCATAATCTACTTTTTGGTTCCTTAAAACCCTTGTCAGTAGGAAACCAATTAGCACCGCTAACTACTATTTACCTCAGAAACAACTCAATTAGTGGAAAAATTCCTCTAGAGCTTGGATATTTCTTAAATACTCTGGATCTAAGCTACAATAATCTTACCGGAACGGTTCCTCTATCTATGGAAAATGTCTATGACCtgaacctttcattcaataatttGAATGGTCCCATTCCATATGGTTTAAGTGAGAGTCGGCTAATAGGGAACAAGGGTGTATGTAGCGACGATTTATATCACATAGATGAATATCAATTCAAGCGTTGTTCTGTCAAAGACAACAAAGTAAGGCTCAAGCAGCTGGTCATAGTTCTCCCTATCCTCATTTTTCTAATCATGGCCTTCCTACTACTCGTGCGGCTAAGGCATATTCGCATTGCAACTAAGAACAAACATGCAAAGACAATTGCAGCCACTAAGAATGGGGACTTGTTCTGTATATGGAATTATGATGGAAGCATAGCCTATGACGACATCATTACAGCAACCCAAGACTTTGACATGAGATATTGTATTGGAACAGGTGCCTATGGGAGCGTTTATAGGGCACAATTACCAAGTAGCAAGATTGTTGCCGTGAAAAAACTCCACGGATTTGAAGCAGAGGTGCCAGCTTTTGATGAGAGTTTCAAAAATGAGGTCAAAGTATTAACAGAAATAAAGCATCGACATGTTGTGAAGCTCCATGGATTCTGCTTGCACAGAAGAACCATGTTTTTGATATATGAGTACATGGAGAGAGGCAGCTTGTTTTCAGTGTTGTTTGATGATGTGGAAGCCATGGAATTGGATTGGAAAAAGAGGGTTAACATTGTGAAAGGAACTGCACATGCTCTGTCCTATCTTCATCATGACTTCACTCCTCCAATTGTGCATAGAGACATATCAGCCAGCAATGTCTTGCTTAACTCAGACTGGGAGCCCAGTATTTCAGACTTTGGCACAGCCCGATTCCTTAGCTTCGATTCATCCCATCCAACTATAGTTGCTGGAACCATTGGGTACATAGCCCCAG AGCTTGCATATAGTATGGTTGTGAGTGAAAGGTGTGATGTGTACAGCTTTGGAGTGGTGGCACTCGAAACTTTGGTGGGATCGCATCCTAAGGAAATACTCTCATCACTTCAATCAGCATCTACTGAGAATGGCATCACATTATGTGAAATATTGGACCAACGCCTCCCACAGCCAACAATGTCAGTTTTAATGGAAATAGTTCGTGTTGCCATAGTTGCATTTGCGTGCTTAAATGCCAATCCTTGCTCTCGCCCAACAATGAAATCGGTCtctcaatgttttcttactCAGCTTACACCATTAAACATTCCTTTGCGTGAGATTTCATTGCAGCAGCTCATGAGTCAAGAACTCAggcattatttaaatttgtga
- the LOC114396589 gene encoding MDIS1-interacting receptor like kinase 2-like, producing MQLFVFNFYGTTFLVIYGMVFIMGIVLELGAAPAPAPAPLLPPSEANAILNSGWWNLSQLDSHNICSWCGIGCNVAGSITVIGCPCYTPGTPGIRLATLNLSVFKNLEMLDVSNCGLQGTIPSDIGNLPKLTYLDLSDNSLHGEIPRELLFLRNLTRLDLSNNSLHGEIPPSLANLTQLESLIISHNKFQGSIPELSFPKYLTVLDLSYNLLNGEIPSALANLIQLESLILSNNKFQGPIPGELLFLKNLAWLDLSYNSLDGEIPPALANLTQLENLDLSNNKFQGPIPGELLFLQDLNWLDLSYNSLDDEIPPALINLTQLERLDLSNNKFQGPIPAELGHLHHVSVNLSFNNLKGPIPYGLSEIQLIGNKDVCSDDSYYIDKYQFKRCSAQDNEVRLNQQLVIVLPILIFLIMLFLLLVCLRHTRIATKNKHANTTAATKNGDLFCIWNYDGNIAYEDIIRATQDFDMRYCIGTGAYGSVYRAQLPSGKIVAVKKLHGFEAEVAAFDESFRNEVKVLSEIKHRHIVKLHGFCLHRRIMFLIYEYMERGSLFSVLFDDVEAMELDWKKRVNIVKGTAHALSYLHHDFTPPIVHRDISASNVLLNSDWEPRVSDFGTARFLSFDSSYRTIVAGTIGYIAPELAYSMVVSERCDVYSFGVVALETLVGSHPKEILSSLQSASTENGITLCEILDQRLPQPTMSVLMEIVSVAIVAFACLNANPCSRPTMKSVSQCFLTQLTPLDIPLREISLQQLMSQELRHYLNL from the exons atgcagctttttgttttcaatttctatgGAACCACCTTTCTTGTTATTTACGGTATGGTTTTTATTATGGGGATTGTATTGGAATTAGGAGCCGCCCCTGCTCCTGCACCTGCACCATTGCTGCCTCCATCGGAAGCAAATGCTATACTCAACAGTGGATGGTGGAATCTATCACAGTTAGATTCACACAATATCTGTTCATGGTGTGGTATAGGTTGCAACGTCGCTGGAAGTATAACTGTCATCGGATGTCCATGTTATACACCGGGTACACCGGGGATTCGATTAGCAACACTAAACCTCTCTGTTTTCAAGAATTTAGAAATGCTTGATGTCTCAAACTGTGGACTACAAGGGACTATCCCATCTGATATTGGTAATCTCCCTAAACTCACTTATCTTGATTTGTCCGATAATTCTCTTCATGGTGAAATACCTCGTGAGTTGTTATTTCTAAGAAATCTAACTCGGTTAGATTTGTCCAATAATTCTCTTCATGGTGAAATACCTCCTTCATTGGCAAATCTTACCCAATTAGAGAGCCTAATCATATCTCACAACAAGTTTCAAGGCTCAATTCCTGAGTTGTCGTTTCCAAAATATCTTACTGTCTTAGATTTGTCCTATAATTTGCTTAATGGTGAGATACCTTCCGCACTGGCAAATCTTATCCAATTAGAGAGCCTAATCCTTTCTAACAACAAATTTCAAGGCCCCATTCCTGGTGAGTTGTTGTTTCTAAAAAATCTTGCTTGGTTAGATTTGTCCTATAATTCACTTGATGGTGAGATACCTCCTGCACTGGCAAATCTTACCCAGCTAGAGAACCTAGACCTTTCAAACAACAAATTTCAAGGCCCCATTCCTGGTGAGTTGTTGTTTCTACAAGATCTTAATTGGTTAGATTTGTCCTATAATTCACTTGATGATGAGATACCTCCTGCACTGATAAATCTTACCCAGTTAGAGAGGCTAGACCTTTCAAACAACAAATTTCAAGGCCCCATTCCAGCGGAGCTTGGACATTTGCATCATGTCAGCGtgaacctttcattcaataatttGAAGGGTCCCATTCCATATGGTTTAAGTGAGATTCAGCTAATAGGGAACAAGGATGTATGTAGCGATGATTCCTATTacatagataaatatcaattcAAGCGTTGTTCTGCCCAAGACAACGAAGTAAGGCTCAATCAGCAGCTGGTCATAGTTCTCCCTATCCTCATTTTTCTAATCATGCTCTTCTTACTACTCGTGTGTCTGAGGCACACTCGCATTGCAACTAAGAACAAACATGCAAACACAACGGCAGCCACTAAGAATGGGGACTTATTCTGTATATGGAATTATGATGGAAACATAGCCTATGAAGACATCATTAGAGCAACCCAAGACTTTGACATGAGATATTGTATTGGAACAGGTGCCTATGGGAGCGTTTATAGGGCACAATTACCAAGTGGCAAGATTGTTGCCGTGAAAAAACTCCACGGATTTGAAGCAGAGGTGGCAGCTTTTGATGAGAGTTTCAGAAATGAGGTCAAAGTATTGTCAGAAATAAAGCATCGACATATTGTGAAGCTCCATGGATTCTGCTTGCACAGAAGAATCATGTTTTTGATATATGAGTACATGGAGAGAGGCAGCTTGTTTTCAGTGTTGTTTGATGATGTGGAAGCCATGGAATTGGATTGGAAAAAGAGGGTTAACATTGTGAAAGGCACTGCACATGCTCTGTCCTATCTTCATCATGACTTCACTCCTCCAATTGTGCATAGAGACATATCAGCCAGCAATGTCTTGCTTAACTCAGACTGGGAGCCCCGTGTTTCAGACTTTGGCACAGCCCGATTCCTTAGCTTTGATTCATCCTATCGAACTATAGTTGCTGGAACCATTGGGTACATAGCCCCAG AGCTTGCATATAGTATGGTTGTGAGTGAAAGGTGTGATGTGTACAGCTTTGGAGTGGTGGCACTCGAAACTTTGGTGGGATCGCATCCTAAGGAAATACTCTCATCACTTCAATCAGCATCTACTGAGAATGGCATCACATTATGTGAAATATTGGACCAACGCCTCCCACAGCCAACAATGTCAGTTTTAATGGAAATAGTTAGTGTTGCCATAGTTGCATTTGCGTGCTTAAATGCCAATCCTTGCTCTCGCCCAACAATGAAATCGGTCtctcaatgttttcttactCAGCTTACACCATTAGACATTCCTTTGCGTGAGATTTCATTGCAGCAGCTCATGAGTCAAGAACTCAggcattatttaaatttgtga
- the LOC114396590 gene encoding AAA-ATPase ASD, mitochondrial-like — translation MGELWTQMGSLMATIMFVYAMVERFFPAALRDTLQIHTQKVVNLLYPYVQITFPEFSGERLKRSEAYTAIQTYLSENSSQLAKRLKAEVVKDSQNPLVLSMDDDEEVTDEFQGVKLWWAASKTASNPHAYSFSYYSPPDGKRYFKLTFHKKHRDLITISYIKHVLEEGKEIALRNRQRKLYTNNPSSGWYGYKQSKWSHIVFEHPATFETLAMDHRKKEEIINDLVKFRNGKDYYAKIGKAWKRGYLLYGPPGTGKSTMIAAMANFMNYDVYDLELTAVKDNTELRKLLIETSSKAIIVVEDIDCSLDLTGQRNMRRERGEEEEPKDPSKKDEEEGNKNSKVTLSGLLNFIDGIWSACGGERIIIFTTNFVDKLDPALIRTGRMDKHIELSYCRFEAFKVLAKNYLDVDSHNLFARIANLLEVTNVTPADVAENLMPKCVNEDVEACLLNLIQSLERKVTEEEEEEAGLNEEKDKEEPTQQENKNNGHSVEDVKENGFML, via the coding sequence ATGGGGGAACTATGGACACAAATGGGCTCATTGATGGCCACAATCATGTTTGTGTATGCCATGGTTGAGCGTTTCTTCCCGGCGGCGCTTCGCGACACTCTTCAAATCCACACTCAGAAAGTGGTGAACCTCTTGTACCCTTATGTCCAAATCACCTTCCCTGAGTTCTCAGGGGAGAGACTCAAGCGTAGCGAAGCCTACACTGCCATCCAAACCTACCTTAGTGAGAATTCTTCACAACTAGCCAAAAGACTGAAAGCTGAAGTAGTGAAAGATAGCCAGAACCCTTTGGTGCTTAGCATGGATGACGACGAAGAGGTCACCGATGAGTTCCAAGGAGTGAAGCTTTGGTGGGCTGCTAGCAAAACTGCCTCTAACCCTCATGCATATTCCTTCTCTTATTATTCTCCCCCTGATGGAAAGAGATACTTCAAGCTCACTTTCCACAAAAAGCATAGGGATCTCATCACCATTTCTTACATCAAACATGTTTTGGAAGAGGGGAAGGAAATTGCCCTGAGAAACAGGCAGAGGAAGTTGTACACCAACAATCCAAGTAGTGGTTGGTATGGCTACAAACAGTCAAAATGGAGCCACATCGTGTTCGAGCACCCTGCCACGTTCGAGACTCTTGCAATGGATCATAGGAAGAAGGAAGAGATCATCAATGACCTTGTCAAGTTCAGGAATGGGAAGGATTACTATGCAAAGATTGGAAAGGCTTGGAAGCGTGGCTACTTACTCTATGGTCCTCCTGGGACCGGTAAGTCTACTATGATAGCTGCAATGGCTAATTTCATGAACTATGATGTCTATGATCTTGAGCTGACTGCAGTGAAGGACAACACTGAGTTGAGGAAGTTGTTGATTGAGACTTCTAGTAAGGCTATTATAGTTGTGGAAGACATTGATTGCTCGCTCGATCTCACTGGCCAGAGGAACATGAGAAGGGAAAGGGGTGAGGAAGAGGAACCAAAAGATCCTAGTAAAAAAGATGAAGAGGAGGGTAACAAGAATAGTAAGGTAACTCTATCAGGGTTGTTGAATTTCATTGATGGCATTTGGTCAGCATGTGGGGGAGAGAGGATTATTATTTTCACAACAAACTTTGTGGACAAGCTTGATCCTGCTCTTATTAGGACAGGTAGGATGGACAAACACATTGAATTGTCCTATTGCCGCTTTGAGGCATTCAAGGTTCTTGCCAAGAACTACTTGGATGTTGATTCGCACAATTTGTTCGCTAGAATTGCGAATTTGTTGGAAGTGACTAATGTGACTCCTGCTGATGTTGCTGAGAATCTCATGCCTAAGTGTGTGAATGAAGATGTTGAAGCTTGCTTGctgaatttgattcaatctcTTGAGAGAAAGGtgacagaagaagaagaggaagaagcagGGTTGAATGAAGAAAAGGACAAGGAGGAACCTACTCAGCAGGAGAACAAAAATAATGGGCACAGTGTGGAAGATGTGAAGGAAAATGGATTCATGCTTTGA
- the LOC114396585 gene encoding MDIS1-interacting receptor like kinase 2-like isoform X2, with protein sequence MKFFVICSVVIMGITLDLEAVPTPSQLHLEENAILNSGWWNTSESEDSHDICSWYGISCNDVGSITRIKYQFYTPTGIPLATLNLSVFKNLEWFEVAGSGLQGTIPPDIGNLPKLTHLDLSYNSLDGEIPLALANLSQLERLDLSKNELQGSIPPELLFLKSLTWLDLSYNSLDGEIPPALANLTQLERLDLTKNKFQGSIPPELLFLKSLTRLYLSNNSLDGEIPPALTNLTQLKTLGLSSNKFQGSIPPELLFLKSLTWLDLSNNLLDGEIPPALTNLTQLEILGLSNNKFQGSIPSELLFLKNLIVLDLSYNSLDGEIPPARANLTLLERLDLSHNKFQGPIPGELLFLKNLTWLDLSYNLLDGEIPPALANLTQLEMLDLSNNKFQGPIPRELLFLKNLTWLDLSYNSLDGEIPPALTNLTQLKSLTISNNKFQGPIPGELLFLKNLTWLDLSYNSLDGEIPPALTNLTQLESLIISHNNIQGSIPQNFVFLKRLTSLDLSANKISGILPLSLTNFPSLELLNISHNLLSGSLEPLSKGNHAQLTSIYLKNNSISGKIPPELGYLPSLDSLDLSYNNLTGTVPLSVLAVANVDLSFNNLKGPYPADLSEFRLIGNKGVCSDDDFYYIDENKFKHCSAQDNKVKHRHNQLVIVLPILFFLIMAFLRLVRLRHIRIATKNKHAKTTAATKNGDLFCIWNYDGNIAYEDIITATQDFDMRYCIGTGAYGSVYRAQLPSGKIVAVKKLHGFEAEVAAFDESFRNEVKVLSEIKHRHIVKLHGFCLHRRIMFLIYEYMERGSLFSVLFDDVEAMELDWKKRVNIVKGTAHALSYLHHDFTPPIVHRDISASNVLLNSDWEPSVSDFGTARFLSSDSSHRTMVAGTIGYIAPELAYSMVVSERCDVYSFGVVALETLVGSHPKEILSSLQSASTENGITLCEILDQRLPQATMSVLMEIVSVAIVAFACLNANPCSRPTMKSVSQCFLTQLTPLDIPLREISLQQLMSQELRHYLNL encoded by the exons ATGAAGTTTTTTGTTATTTGCAGTGTGGTTATTATGGGGATAACATTGGACTTAGAAGCCGTGCCTACACCGTCGCAGCTTCATTTGGAAGAAAATGCTATACTCAACAGTGGATGGTGGAATACATCTGAGTCAGAAGATTCACACGATATCTGTTCATGGTATGGTATATCTTGCAACGATGTTGGAAGCATAACTAGAatcaaatatcaattttataCACCAACAGGGATTCCATTAGCAACACTAAACCTCTCCGTTTTCAAGAATTTAGAATGGTTTGAGGTCGCAGGCAGTGGATTACAAGGGACTATACCACCTGATATTGGTAATCTCCCTAAACTCACTCATCTCGATTTGTCCTATAATTCACTTGATGGTGAGATACCTCTTGCACTGGCAAATCTTTCCCAATTAGAGAGACTAGACCTTTCAAAAAATGAACTTCAAGGCTCCATTCCTCCTGAGTTGTTGTTTCTAAAAAGTCTTACTTGGTTAGATTTGTCCTATAATTCACTTGATGGTGAAATACCTCCGGCATTGGCAAATCTTACCCAATTAGAGAGGCTAGACCTTacaaaaaacaaatttcaagGCTCCATTCCTCCTGAGTTGTTGTTTCTAAAAAGTCTTACTAGGTTATATTTGTCAAATAATTCACTTGATGGTGAAATACCTCCTGCACTGACAAATCTTACCCAGTTAAAGACTCTAGGACTTTCAAGCAACAAATTTCAAGGCTCCATTCCTCCTGAGTTGTTGTTTCTAAAAAGTCTTACTTGGTTAGATTTGTCCAATAATTTACTTGATGGTGAGATACCTCCTGCACTGACAAATCTTACCCAGTTAGAGATTCTAGGTCTTTCAAACAACAAATTTCAAGGCTCCATTCCTTCTGAGTTGTTGTTTCTAAAAAATCTTATTGTCTTAGATTTGTCCTATAATTCACTTGATGGTGAGATACCTCCTGCACGGGCAAATCTTACCCTGTTAGAGAGACTAGACCTTTCTCACAACAAATTTCAAGGCCCCATTCCTGGTGAGTTGTTGTTTCTAAAAAATCTTACTTGGTTAGATTTGTCCTATAATTTACTTGATGGTGAGATACCTCCTGCACTGGCAAATCTTACCCAGTTAGAGATGCTAGACCTTTCAAACAACAAATTTCAAGGTCCCATTCCTCGTGAGTTGTTGTTTCTAAAAAATCTTACTTGGTTAGATTTATCCTATAATTCACTTGATGGTGAGATACCTCCTGCACTGACAAATCTTACCCAATTAAAGAGCCTAACCatttctaataataaatttcaagGCCCCATTCCTGGTGAGTTGTTGTTTCTAAAAAATCTTACTTGGTTAGATTTGTCCTATAATTCACTTGATGGTGAGATACCTCCTGCACTGACAAATCTTACCCAATTAGAGAGCCTAATCATATCTCACAACAACATTCAAGGTTCAATTCCGcagaattttgttttcttgaaaagGCTTACTTCGTTAGATCTATCAGCCAACAAAATCAGTGGGATCTTGCCCTTGTCACTGACAAATTTCCCTAGTTTAGAATTACTTAACATTTCCCACAATCTACTTTCTGGTTCCTTAGAACCCTTGTCAAAAGGAAACCATGCACAGCTAACTTCTATTTACCTCAAAAACAACTCAATTAGTGGAAAAATTCCACCAGAGCTTGGATATTTGCCATCGTTAGATTCTCTGGATCTAAGCTACAATAATCTTACCGGAACAGTTCCTCTATCTGTGCTAGCGGTCGCTAACGtggacctttcattcaataatttGAAGGGTCCCTATCCAGCTGATTTAAGTGAGTTTCGGCTAATAGGGAACAAGGGTGTATGTAGCGACGACGATTTCTATTACATAGATGAAAATAAATTCAAGCATTGTTCTGCCCAAGACAACAAAGTAAAGCACAGGCACAATCAGCTGGTCATAGTTCTCCCTATCCTCTTTTTTCTAATCATGGCCTTCCTACGACTCGTGCGGCTAAGGCATATTCGCATTGCAACTAAGAACAAACATGCAAAGACAACTGCAGCCACTAAGAATGGGGACTTGTTCTGTATATGGAATTATGATGGAAACATAGCCTATGAAGACATCATTACAGCAACCCAGGACTTTGACATGAGATATTGTATTGGAACAGGTGCCTATGGGAGCGTTTATAGGGCACAATTACCAAGTGGCAAGATTGTTGCCGTGAAAAAACTCCACGGATTTGAAGCAGAGGTGGCAGCTTTTGATGAGAGTTTCAGAAATGAGGTCAAAGTATTGTCAGAAATAAAGCATCGACATATTGTGAAGCTCCATGGATTCTGCTTGCACAGAAGAATCATGTTTTTGATATATGAGTACATGGAGAGAGGCAGCTTGTTTTCAGTGTTGTTTGATGATGTGGAAGCCATGGAATTGGATTGGAAAAAGAGGGTTAACATTGTGAAAGGCACTGCACATGCTCTGTCCTATCTTCATCATGACTTCACTCCTCCAATTGTGCATAGAGACATATCAGCCAGCAATGTCTTGCTTAACTCAGACTGGGAGCCCAGTGTTTCAGACTTTGGCACAGCCCGATTCCTTAGCTCTGATTCATCCCATCGAACTATGGTTGCTGGAACCATTGGGTACATAGCCCCAG AGCTTGCATATAGTATGGTTGTGAGTGAAAGGTGTGATGTGTACAGCTTTGGAGTGGTGGCACTCGAAACTTTGGTGGGATCGCATCCTAAGGAAATACTCTCATCACTTCAATCAGCATCTACTGAGAATGGCATCACATTATGTGAAATATTGGACCAACGCCTCCCACAGGCAACAATGTCAGTTTTAATGGAAATAGTTAGTGTTGCCATAGTTGCATTTGCGTGCTTAAATGCCAATCCTTGCTCTCGCCCAACAATGAAATCGGTCtctcaatgttttcttactCAGCTTACACCATTAGACATTCCTTTGCGTGAGATTTCATTGCAGCAGCTCATGAGTCAAGAACTCAggcattatttaaatttgtga